One stretch of Pedobacter riviphilus DNA includes these proteins:
- a CDS encoding succinate dehydrogenase/fumarate reductase iron-sulfur subunit, producing the protein MSTGNMNLTLKVWRQKNNKTKGALVDYKLADISPDMSFLEMFDVLNEQLINKGEEPVVFDHDCREGICGMCSMFINGRPHGPKDLVTTCQLHMRSFKDGDTIVVEPWRAAAFPVVKDLTVDRSAFDRVIAAGGFISVNTGNAQDANNLPIPKMQADAAFEAAACIGCGACVATCKNASAMLFVSAKISQLALLPQGQPERYRRVQSMVAQMDAEGFGNCTNTGACEAECPKGISLENIARMNRDFASAKFISEETV; encoded by the coding sequence ATGAGTACAGGAAATATGAACTTAACGCTAAAAGTTTGGCGTCAAAAAAATAACAAAACCAAAGGTGCTTTGGTAGATTATAAATTGGCCGATATTTCACCGGATATGTCTTTCTTAGAGATGTTCGATGTATTAAACGAACAATTAATTAACAAAGGTGAAGAGCCGGTTGTATTCGATCACGATTGCCGCGAAGGGATCTGTGGAATGTGCTCGATGTTTATCAACGGGCGTCCTCACGGACCAAAAGATTTGGTTACCACCTGCCAGTTGCACATGCGTTCTTTCAAAGATGGCGATACCATTGTGGTTGAGCCTTGGAGAGCTGCTGCCTTCCCGGTAGTAAAAGATTTAACGGTAGATCGTTCTGCATTTGACAGGGTTATTGCTGCTGGCGGCTTTATTTCGGTAAACACAGGCAATGCGCAAGATGCGAACAACCTGCCAATCCCTAAAATGCAGGCAGATGCTGCTTTCGAAGCTGCAGCTTGTATTGGCTGTGGTGCTTGTGTGGCAACCTGTAAAAATGCTTCAGCAATGTTATTCGTATCAGCTAAGATCTCTCAGTTGGCATTGTTGCCACAAGGTCAGCCAGAGCGTTACCGCAGGGTGCAGAGCATGGTTGCGCAAATGGATGCTGAAGGTTTTGGTAACTGTACCAATACTGGTGCTTGCGAAGCCGAATGCCCTAAAGGAATCTCTTTAGAAAACATCGCGCGTATGAACCGCGATTTTGCATCTGCAAAATTTATTTCAGAAGAAACCGTTTAA